The DNA region GGGCCCGGCCACGCCAAAGCAAGCACTGGAGATCTGTTCGATGGTGACCGATGGCTCGCGGCTGGTGGCTTGGTCGAGGAATGCACGGGTCATGTCTTCAAGCCCTGAGTAGTCTCGGCTGGACAAGGTCCGCTCGACAACAGGCGAGAGTTTCCCGCCCTTGATGGTAAAGAGTGCGAGATTGCTTTTGGTCCCACCGACGTCACCTGCCAGGATCATTTTTCTTTCGCTCCAGAGAGGCTCAGTTCTTTCCCTGCCTCACGGTCGACGATGAACACGAGCTTGCCTTCCACCGGGCGAATGAGCTGGGATGGAAGATGCTGAGGCTGGTGTTCGCCCTCGAGCACCTTTTTCAACATCGACGCCTTGGACTTTCCCGAGACCAAAAACACCACGTTCGCCGCATGATTGATCACAGGCACGGTCAGCGTGAGACGATAGGTGCCGAGTTTTTCGACGTAGTTGGAGGCGACCAGCCGCTCGTTCTCCGCAAGCGCAGTCGTCCCCGGAAAGAGAGAGGCAGTATGCCCGTCCTCTCCCATTCCCAGCAAGATCAGGTCAAAGATCGGTAGCTCTTCCGCCGCCAACTCGAAGAACTCTCTCAGCGTTTGCTCGTACGCAACTGATGCGCGGGTATAATCGTCTAGCTCCGCTGGCATCCGGTGAATGTTCTGTGCAGGAATGGGGGCCTTATCCAGCAGCACCTCCCGCGCCATGCGGTAGTTACTCTCTGGATGATCCGGTGCAACACAACGCTCATCCCCCCAGAACAGATGTATCCTCGACCAGGGTACCTGCTGTCGGAACTCATTCGCTGCCAGCAGCGCGTAAAGCAGCCTCGGGGTCGAGCCGCCCGAAAGCGCCACCGCGAATCGACCTGTAGATGAAACTGCCTCGTCAGCCAGCCGGACAAACAAATCCGCCGCTCGTTGGCTGACCTCCTCCGGATCGCGGCACACAAATATGTCTCTACGATTCCCTCTCATCGTGCCCAACAGCAGGATTCAGGACCCCTTGTCCGGGCTGCGAAGACCGAAACGACCGACGCCCCTCTAACCCTGAATTTGCACCCCTGCGAAAAAAGCGAGTGCTTGCTCATACACGGTGTCGTGACCGAGAATTTCCAGCTCTCTGCTGATGAGCTGCGCCTCACGCTGGTCCCCCACAGGGAAGACCCTCCCGTCCAGCTTCGTGCCCGCCAGCTCCACCGTGGTTTGCAAGTAGGAGCCATCGTCACAGCAGGAGACCACGAATCGCGCCGACGGCTCGCTCTCGACAGTGAGTCTCAGCGCGTTGAGTCCACCTTGGGCACCCTCCGTGGGAGGGGTCGTCTTGATCCGGAGGGTGATCGGTCCATGCTCTGACGCTAACGCCACGTGACACCCATGTTCCCCGCTCCACTGAGGCTTCGATGTCGGCCGCCATTTCAAACGGCTTGCTAACCAGCATGCGATCAGGAGGGCTTGGCTGGGAATCGAGTGACGATCGGCGTGGTCGTGCGTGCACTCGATCTCCACCCGATTTAGCCGCGCCAGGTGGGCACGCCAATCAGGAGAATCGAAGAATGCTGCAACCGAGACACGCCAAGGTGTGAGCCGCGACCAACTCAGGTCTCTGAAGGCGGTCCACTGCGCTCTTTGATTGATGAGCGTGGCAAGCTCAACAAGCCCCTCCTCGGGATTCGGCAAATTGGCTGAGTCAATAATCACGCGGTCTGAGGTCGTGGCCAGCTCGTCAAAGACGCGACTTTCGAAGCTGGGGACGTCACGCCACCACAAGACGACAGGGAGATCCGGGACCAGCAGCGGACGCACGAGACTGGGTAGCTGACTGATCCCTTCGCCTTCGGGGGTGATCATGATTTGCTCACAGCACACTTGCTTGTGACCTCCGCCCGACAGGTGACACTGGGCTGTCACCCAGGCATTGAGAGCCGACTCGGCAGCGTCATAGTTAGGGAGTATCACAAAGATCCGACTGGGATGCTGGGTCGTCACATCGGCCATGATTTGGCTCACTTCCACGGCCGCATTCTCACCAGGCGCATACACCAAGAGATTCAAGACACACGCCCTCATGACCGGCTCTCGGTGTTCCGCTTCGGTCACTTCGGCCATCTGTTCCCACAGGTTGCGCAAGTCACGCTCGATCGTTTGCGCGCTTACGCCCCTCGAGCTTTGTGTTGCGTTTTCCACTTCCATATTCTCTACTTCACGACCTTAGGGTCGTCTCCACCGCCGACCGTCTCGCTCGATCAATTCATCCGCCTCCTTCGGCCCCCAACTTCCTGCTTCGTAGTTGGGGAAATTGCTGGCTGGCTGCTGCCAGGCCTGTAGAATGGGCATTGCCAGCTCCCAGGCGACTTCTACCATATCGCCCCTGGCAAAGAGGGTGGAGTCACCCACCAATGCATCCAGCAAGAGCCGCTCGTAGGCTTCGGGCACCCTCTTGCCAAACGAGGTCCCATATTGAAAATCCATCCTGACTGTCCGGATATTGATCGCCTGGCCGGGCATCTTGGCGTTGAAGTTAAGCGAGATGCCCTCATCCGGCTGAATACGGAGGATCAGGGCATTGGGTTCGAAATGTCCGCTGACCACGTGCTTGAACAACAGATGAGGCGCGCGCCGAAACTGGATGGCCACCTCGGTAACCCGCTTGGGCAAATGCTTGCCCGTCCTCAGATAAAATGGCACATCCGCCCAGCGCCAGTCGTCGATGAGGAATTTGACGGCGGCGTACGTCTCGGTGTTTGATTGAGGGTTCACACTATCTTCGTGCCGGTACCCCTTGACCGGTTGCCCCCCCACCGAGCCCTCGCCGTACTGTCCCCGGGCGACGAACTGACCCACCTCGTCGATCGTGATGGGGCGGATCGCACGCACCACTTTCGTCTTTTCGTCTCGGACGGCGTTCGCCTCCATGGCGGCTGGGGGCTCCATCGCGACGTGCGCCAGGACCTGAAGTAGGTGGTTCTGTATCATATCCCGAAACGCCCCCGCCTGTTCGTAATATCCGCCGCGAGCCTCGATACCAATGCCCTCAGCCGCGGTGATTTGCACGTGGTCAATGTAGCGCCGATTCCAGATAGGTTCGAAAATCCCGTTGGCGAATCGCAGAACCATAATGTTTTGAACGGTTTCCTTCCCCAGGTAGTGATCGATCCGGTAGACCTGGTCCTCCGTGAAGACCTCCAGAACCTCCCGATTGAGCGCCCGCGCACTTTGCAGATCATGGCCGAATGGTTTCTCGATGATGATGCGGGTCCAGCCTCCATTGCTCGAGCGGTTCAGGCCCGTGGCCCCAAGCAGCCGGATGATATCGCTGTACAGGCTGGGGGGCGTTGAGATGTAAAAGAGGCGGTTGCCCGCGGTTCCCCGCTCTCGGTCGATTTCGGTCAACAACTGACTGAGGTTGTCGTAGCTCTCCGGTTTTTTGGGGTCGGTGGGAGTGTAAAACAGACCGGCCGCGAAACTTTCCCAGACAGCGCTATCGACAGGACCGGCATCGGAATACCGATTGACGGCGTCACGCATCGCGGCGCGAAAGGCCTCGTGGTTCATCGGGGTGCGCGCACTGCCCACGATGGACAACCCGCTCGCCAGCAAGTTCTGTTTGGCCAAACTGTACAGGGCGGGGACGAGCTTGCGCTTGGTTAAGTCCCCGGAAGCGCCAAAGATGACGGTCACGCAGGGTTCAGCGGTGCGTTCGAGGCGCAGGCCCTCGCGCAAGGGATTCTCAAATCCAGCAAGTTCCATAGTTCAGCCTCTCATCCAGAATCTACCAGTCCTGAGTCATCTGTCACCAGCCACTAATCACCATCTTACTCAGGCACTCCCCTCACCATCGCCTCAAGCGCCACCCGGGGACAAATATTGGCGTGGATGTAGTCGATCAAGTTCGTGGCAACGCTCCGGATCCGTTTCTCGGTCGCGGGATCGAGGCACCGCCCCTCCGCACGAACACTTTTTGAACTCCTGCCACGGAGACTGGGCCCGGCAGGACGATGGCCCCAATGTGGGAGCAGACGCTGCGCAGGTGCTCCAGCGCCTTGATCGCACCGATCGCCCCTGAGGCCACCCCGAGGAGTGCCACCGGCTTGCCTGCCATGACCGAGGGAAAGCCAAGGTTCTCGATGACCAGCTTGATGACACTGTTCTAGCTGCCGTGATACTCCGGCGTCGCCAAGACCACGCCGGTCGCCTCCGCCACAGCCGCTTTCAGGGTCCGCATTGGGGGGGACCCATCTCCAGTCCCGGGCAGCGGCAGCTCCATTGCGCCAGGATCGATCACCCGGAGTACAATCTCGGGGTGCTTGCGGAATTCGTCAATTACCAGCGCCAGCGCTTTCGAGGTGGAATTCCCGGACCGCACACTGCCCGAGACTGCCACA from Candidatus Methylomirabilota bacterium includes:
- the pgl gene encoding 6-phosphogluconolactonase; this encodes MRGNRRDIFVCRDPEEVSQRAADLFVRLADEAVSSTGRFAVALSGGSTPRLLYALLAANEFRQQVPWSRIHLFWGDERCVAPDHPESNYRMAREVLLDKAPIPAQNIHRMPAELDDYTRASVAYEQTLREFFELAAEELPIFDLILLGMGEDGHTASLFPGTTALAENERLVASNYVEKLGTYRLTLTVPVINHAANVVFLVSGKSKASMLKKVLEGEHQPQHLPSQLIRPVEGKLVFIVDREAGKELSLSGAKEK
- a CDS encoding glucose-6-phosphate dehydrogenase assembly protein OpcA, coding for MAEVTEAEHREPVMRACVLNLLVYAPGENAAVEVSQIMADVTTQHPSRIFVILPNYDAAESALNAWVTAQCHLSGGGHKQVCCEQIMITPEGEGISQLPSLVRPLLVPDLPVVLWWRDVPSFESRVFDELATTSDRVIIDSANLPNPEEGLVELATLINQRAQWTAFRDLSWSRLTPWRVSVAAFFDSPDWRAHLARLNRVEIECTHDHADRHSIPSQALLIACWLASRLKWRPTSKPQWSGEHGCHVALASEHGPITLRIKTTPPTEGAQGGLNALRLTVESEPSARFVVSCCDDGSYLQTTVELAGTKLDGRVFPVGDQREAQLISRELEILGHDTVYEQALAFFAGVQIQG
- the zwf gene encoding glucose-6-phosphate dehydrogenase, with protein sequence MELAGFENPLREGLRLERTAEPCVTVIFGASGDLTKRKLVPALYSLAKQNLLASGLSIVGSARTPMNHEAFRAAMRDAVNRYSDAGPVDSAVWESFAAGLFYTPTDPKKPESYDNLSQLLTEIDRERGTAGNRLFYISTPPSLYSDIIRLLGATGLNRSSNGGWTRIIIEKPFGHDLQSARALNREVLEVFTEDQVYRIDHYLGKETVQNIMVLRFANGIFEPIWNRRYIDHVQITAAEGIGIEARGGYYEQAGAFRDMIQNHLLQVLAHVAMEPPAAMEANAVRDEKTKVVRAIRPITIDEVGQFVARGQYGEGSVGGQPVKGYRHEDSVNPQSNTETYAAVKFLIDDWRWADVPFYLRTGKHLPKRVTEVAIQFRRAPHLLFKHVVSGHFEPNALILRIQPDEGISLNFNAKMPGQAINIRTVRMDFQYGTSFGKRVPEAYERLLLDALVGDSTLFARGDMVEVAWELAMPILQAWQQPASNFPNYEAGSWGPKEADELIERDGRRWRRP